TACCCCCTGATTATCTTTTACCCAATTGTTAACCTTGTTGATCGACTCCACATCTTCCTTAAATCCTTCTCTGCCTCCTTCTAGTGCACCCGTGGTCAATCCTCCGATAGCACCGGTCGTGCCTCTGGCTACAGTACAACCACTGGCTAAAAAAACAAAGACAAAAAGAATAGCTAACAGAAAAAACTTATTTACCATCATTTCCCCCTTGCCTACGAAGACAACACCCATGCAATTTTTCCACCAGGCGAACACTGGCGCAATTCAAATAAGCGCCACCTGCCTCACTAAGCGCGGAGCGTCTTACATGCGGCTTAGCTATTAATATAATATCAGAAAAATAAAAAGGCAAGGGGAAATTTTCTTGGCTTTTATTTCTGGGCATTGCCTGCCCGCTGGTAGTTTACCCCTTGCCTCTGACTAAACTGTCTACTTAACTATAACACAAATCCACTGCCAATTTCAAGGGGGCAAAAAATTAATTTTTTGGCGCCTCTTTTACCCATTTTAACAGCCTTTTTATGCTTTTTTCTTTACCCAAATAATAAATCACTTCAAATAACCCCGGGCCGATAGTTTTACCGGTCAAGGCAACACGTATGGGGTGAATCAGCTTCTTGGCCTCAATACCCAACTCTAACACTAATTCCCGGAAACTGGTTTCAATATTAACCACATCAAAGACGGCCAGGTTGCCCAGTCTTTGCGCAAAAAGCTTAAACTCTTTTGATAGGTCGGAGGCCAAATATTTTTTTACCGCCGCCGCATCCATTACCGGCTGATCAACAAAGAAAAAATCCGCCCAATCCACAAAATCATTAAGCCGGGGAAGCCTAGCCTGGAATAATTTCACTAAAGTCAAAAGGTAGGGGCGGTCAAAATTATCTTTATGGATATAATTCTTTGCCTCAAGCAAAGGTATCAGCTCATCCGCCAATTTCTCCGGATCGGCATTCTTAAGATACTGGTTATTCATCCAGTCTAATTTTTTTAAATCAAAGGTGGCCGCGGTTTTATTTACGTTTTTTATGTCGAATAATTTTACCGCCTCCTGCATATTAATTAATTCACGGTTGTCACCCGGAGCCCAACTAAGCAGCAGAAGATAATTTAACAGTGCCTCGGACAAATAGCCCATCTTGCGGTAATCGCTAATGGCGGTTGCCCCGGTTCTTTTAGAAAGCCTGCCCCCATCTACTCCCATAATCAAAGGAAGATGCGCAAAAAGCGGTAAACTAAATCCTAAGGCCTCATAAAGAAGCACCTGTTTTGGGGTATTGGAGATATGGTCATCTCCGCGGATAATATGCGTAATGTTCATTTCCGCGTCATCCACAACGCAGGCGAAATTATAGGTAGGAGTTCCATCGGATTTAATCAATACCTGGTCTTTGATCAGGCTGGAATCAAACTCGATCTGGCCGCGGATTAGATCGCTTACTTTGATTTTCTGCGCGGGTACTTTGTAGATTATCGCTTCTTTGCCTTCGGGAGATTTTTCAATATAGGCTAAGCCGGATTTTAATAACTTACCTGCGTACATCCGGTATTGGTCAAAGCGCTGGCTCTGATAATAAATTTCATCCCAATTAAAACCCAGCCATTTAAGGCTATAAAGTATCTCCTCGACAAACTCCTTCTTGGAGCGCTCCTTATCCGTATCTTCGATCCTTAAAATGAATTTACCGTTTTGCGACTGGGCAAAAAGCCAGTTAAACAGCGCGGTGCGCCCCCCGCCGATATGCAAATTTCCCGTAGGGCTGGGCGCAAACCTGACTCTAACCATGGAATAATTTTCCCCCTTCTTTTAAAGCCATTTCATTAACCTCTAAAATCTTTGGGTTACCCGCCAGAGCCATAAACTTAAACACCTCTAAAATATTTTGACTCTTGATGATCTTTTTAGCCTCCAGGTAACAGCCTAAGGCGACCATATTAGCCACTTTTATATTGCCTAATTTTACGGCAATATCCGTAAAGGGAAATTGGAGTATTTTCACTTTCAGATACGCATCAGTTTTGGCTAAAGAAGAATTCAAGATTAACAGGCCGTCATCTTTAACCTTGCTTTTAAACCTTTCCAAAGACGGATTGTTCAAAATTATCAGCGAGTCTGCCTGGGTTACACAAGGTGAGCCGATTTCCCGGTCAGAAATCGTGACCATGCAGTGGCTGGTCCCGCCGCGCACCTCCGGCCCATATGCCGGCAAATAAGTAACCTGCTTATTTTGGCGCATGGCTGCTTCAGCGATAACCTTGCCCAAAAGCATTACTCCTTGCCCGCCGCTGCCGGCGATAATTACACGCTCGGTCATTTGATCCTTCCTAAAGGAAATTCTTTTTGCATCACATCCCTGATCCAATCCAACGCTTCTTTTGGGCTTTGGCCCCAATAAGTCGGGCAGGGAGAAAGCACCTCCACCAGAGAAAATCCTAAATTGTTGATCTGATTTTCAAATGCCTGTTTAATCGCGCGCTTGGCCTTTAACACTTCCTGGGGAGATTGCAGGGAAACTCTCTCGACATAAATTACCCCGGGCAGCAAAGCCAGCATCTCCGAAATTTTTATGGGATAACCATGCTTTTCTTTCTGCCTGCCCTCGATAGAAGTTGCAGTCTTCTGGCCCAAAAGCGTGGTGGGAGCCATCTGCCCGCCGGTCATACCATAAACCGCGTTATTGATAAAAACTACCGTCAAGTTTTCTCCGCGGTTTGCCGCATGGATAGTTTCATTTGTGCCAATCGCCGCTAAGTCCCCGTCGCCCTGATAGGTAAAAACAATATTCTGCGGATGTATTCGTTTTATCGCCGTAGCCACGGCCAGTGCCCGGCCGTGCGCTGCCTCCGAACAATCAAAATTCCAGTAATCATAAGCAACTACAGCGCAGCCTACCGGAGCTATGCCGATGGCCTTTTCCCTTATACCCAATTCATCAACTACTTCGGCAACCAAACGATGCGCAATACCGTGGCCGCAACCCGGGCAATAATGCGTAGCTACATCATATAAAGACTCAGTGCGAAAAAATATTTTTTCCATTATAATATTTTCTTAATTTTGTTGATTATCTCTTCCTGACTGGGTACTCCCCCTCCTGAGCGGCCCAAAAATTCTATCCTTTGCCTGCCGCCAACAGCCAACTTTACATCCTCAAGCATCTGCCCGTAGGACATCTCCACCACCAGATACTTTATCTTTTTATTTTTTAGATTAAACGGTTCTTGCGGAAATGGCCAAAGGCTGATCGGCCGGATTAACCCCACTTTTTCACCAATGCTCCTTAACTGGCTAATAACACTTTTAGCAATCCGGGCCATTGTGCCGTAGGCTACCAGGATTACTTTTGCGTCCGACAAAAACAAACCTTCGTAACGCTCTTCCTTCTTCCGGATAATTTCATAATTTTTTTGCAAACCAAGATTAAATTCCTCCAAGGCCCCTTCGCGCAGAAAGAATGACTTAACGATATTGGGTTTTCTTCCTTTACAGCCGGTAAGCGCCCAACCCTTAAAAGTATTGGCCTTGATTTTTTTAGTAGATAACTGCACCGGTTCCATCATCTGGCCCAAAATTCCATCACCCAAGATCATCACCGGGACACGATATTTATCCGCCAAATCAAAGCTGGTTTGGGTAAGATCATATGCTTCCTGCACGGATCCCGGGGCCAAGATGATTAAATGGTAATCTCCGTGTCCTCCGCCGCGGGTGGCTTGGAAATAATCCGATTGCGCCGGAGCGATATTGCCTAAACCCGGGCCGCCGCGCATGATATTGACAATTACCGCCGGAAGCTGGGAGCCGGCAATGTAAGATATCCCTTCCTGCATTAAACTGATCCCGGGGCTGGAGGATGAAGTCATCGACCTTGCTCCGGCAGCAGCAGCCCCGTAAACCATATTAATCGCCGCCGGTTCTGACTCCGCCTGAATAAAGACACCTTTTTCAGGCATATGCTTGGCCATATAAGCTATAAGTTCATTTTGCGGAGTAATTGGATAGCCGGCATAAAAGGTGCAGCCGGCCTGGATTGCTCCTTCGGCGATTGCTTCGTTACCGGAAATCAATATTTTTTTCTTTTCCATAGCTATTTATACACCTCGATGCAGCAATCCGGACAGATTACCGCGCACATGGCGCAACCGATACATTCGCCGCTTGAGTCAAACTCTACAAAATTTAACCCCCGCTTACTTAGTTTATTGCTTTTTTTAATCAAGCCTTTGGGGCAAAAATTCACGCACAAAAGACAGCCTTTGCACCTTTCCTGATTGATTATGATTTTAGCCATTCTTTTTTATCGTTTTGCGGATACTTTCAGCAATCCCGAAAGCAGTTAATCCGTATTTTTCTAAAAGCAGCTCTCTTGCTCCGTGCGGAATAAATTCAGACGGCAGGCCGATACGCTCAACCTGGCTGCCCAGCTCCTGGGCGAGCGCGCTGCCAAAACCCGCATCTTTTATTCCTTCTTCCGCGGTAAAAATAAATTTTGTTTTTGCGCAGATATTTCGAATTAATTCCAGGTCTAAAGGCGCGGCAAACCGGGCATTAACTAGGCTGCCGGATAATCCTTCTTTGCTCAGTATCTCAATTGCTTCTTTAGCAACTAAAACCATGCTTCCTAAAGCAATGATTGTAAAATCCCTGCCTTCTTTAATTAATTCCGCTTTCCCTAATTTCAACGCAGCGGATAAACCCTCTTTCATCGAGGTGCTTGCGCGAGGATATCTTATTGCCGTTGGTTTATTTAATTGCAGGGCAAACTCCAGCATCCGCTCTAATTCAACTCCGTTCTTGGGCGCCATGATTACTAAATTCGGAATGCTTTTTAAATAGGCAATATCAAATATGCCCTGATGCGTGACACCATCTTCTCCTACAATTCCTGCCCGGTCAATAGCAAAGATTACCGGCAGCTCCTGCAAGGAAACTTCCTGGATTATCTGGTCGTAGGCGCGCTGCAGAAAAGTAGAATAAATCGCAACTACCGGTTTAAACCCCTGCTTAGCCAGCCCGGCGGCAAAACAAACCGCGTGCCCCTCGGCAATTCCTACATCAAAAAATCTCTCGCCAAAATTATCCCGAAATTTATCCAATCCGGTTCCTTCCGGCATGGCGGCAGTTATGGCCACAATCTGTTTATCCTCTTTAGCCAGCTGCGTTATCTTATCGCGGAATATTTCGGTGTAGCTTCTGGATCCCGGAGAAGATTTCTTAATTTCAACTTCCCCGGTATGAATATCAAAACAGCCGATCCCGTGAAATTTCACCGGGTTTTTTTCGGCAAAAGAACAACCTTTGCCTTTTTTAGTTACCACATGCAAAATGCGCGGGCCTTTGAACTCCAGGATATTCTTTAAGGTTGCGGTCAATTTATTTAAATCATGGCCATCGATGGGCCCAAAATAGCGGAACCCCAGCTCCTCAAATAACATCCCCGGAACAAATAACCCTTTTAAGCCCTCTTCAAACTTAGCCATAAGCTTTAACAGGCGGCTGCCGCGCGGGACGCGGGTTTTTAGAAAATTTTCTACGTTATTATGGAAACGGTTGTAAACGGGCAGCGAAATAATTTTATTTAGATAATTGCTGATTGCCCCCACATTTGGGGCAATGCTTAATTCATTGGTATTTAAAACTACCAGTATGTCCTTTTTCAGGTGGCCGGCATTGTTTAGCCCTTCAAAACAAAGCCCGCCGCTTAAAGAGCCGTCGCCGATTACCGAAACCACTTTAAACTGCTCTTCTTTGGGCAAAAAGTCCCTGGCGCAAACCAGGCCCAGCCCTAAAGAAACCGCGTTTGAGCTATGGCCGGATGTGAAAGGATCATAAACCGATTCATCCTTTGAGGGAAAACCGCTTAATCCCTGATATTGCCTAAGCGTGGAAAATCCGGAGTTGCGTCCGGTTAATA
The nucleotide sequence above comes from Candidatus Omnitrophota bacterium. Encoded proteins:
- the gltX gene encoding glutamate--tRNA ligase, encoding MVRVRFAPSPTGNLHIGGGRTALFNWLFAQSQNGKFILRIEDTDKERSKKEFVEEILYSLKWLGFNWDEIYYQSQRFDQYRMYAGKLLKSGLAYIEKSPEGKEAIIYKVPAQKIKVSDLIRGQIEFDSSLIKDQVLIKSDGTPTYNFACVVDDAEMNITHIIRGDDHISNTPKQVLLYEALGFSLPLFAHLPLIMGVDGGRLSKRTGATAISDYRKMGYLSEALLNYLLLLSWAPGDNRELINMQEAVKLFDIKNVNKTAATFDLKKLDWMNNQYLKNADPEKLADELIPLLEAKNYIHKDNFDRPYLLTLVKLFQARLPRLNDFVDWADFFFVDQPVMDAAAVKKYLASDLSKEFKLFAQRLGNLAVFDVVNIETSFRELVLELGIEAKKLIHPIRVALTGKTIGPGLFEVIYYLGKEKSIKRLLKWVKEAPKN
- a CDS encoding 2-oxoacid:acceptor oxidoreductase family protein produces the protein MTERVIIAGSGGQGVMLLGKVIAEAAMRQNKQVTYLPAYGPEVRGGTSHCMVTISDREIGSPCVTQADSLIILNNPSLERFKSKVKDDGLLILNSSLAKTDAYLKVKILQFPFTDIAVKLGNIKVANMVALGCYLEAKKIIKSQNILEVFKFMALAGNPKILEVNEMALKEGGKLFHG
- a CDS encoding thiamine pyrophosphate-dependent enzyme, which translates into the protein MEKIFFRTESLYDVATHYCPGCGHGIAHRLVAEVVDELGIREKAIGIAPVGCAVVAYDYWNFDCSEAAHGRALAVATAIKRIHPQNIVFTYQGDGDLAAIGTNETIHAANRGENLTVVFINNAVYGMTGGQMAPTTLLGQKTATSIEGRQKEKHGYPIKISEMLALLPGVIYVERVSLQSPQEVLKAKRAIKQAFENQINNLGFSLVEVLSPCPTYWGQSPKEALDWIRDVMQKEFPLGRIK
- a CDS encoding 3-methyl-2-oxobutanoate dehydrogenase subunit VorB → MEKKKILISGNEAIAEGAIQAGCTFYAGYPITPQNELIAYMAKHMPEKGVFIQAESEPAAINMVYGAAAAGARSMTSSSSPGISLMQEGISYIAGSQLPAVIVNIMRGGPGLGNIAPAQSDYFQATRGGGHGDYHLIILAPGSVQEAYDLTQTSFDLADKYRVPVMILGDGILGQMMEPVQLSTKKIKANTFKGWALTGCKGRKPNIVKSFFLREGALEEFNLGLQKNYEIIRKKEERYEGLFLSDAKVILVAYGTMARIAKSVISQLRSIGEKVGLIRPISLWPFPQEPFNLKNKKIKYLVVEMSYGQMLEDVKLAVGGRQRIEFLGRSGGGVPSQEEIINKIKKIL
- a CDS encoding 4Fe-4S dicluster domain-containing protein — translated: MAKIIINQERCKGCLLCVNFCPKGLIKKSNKLSKRGLNFVEFDSSGECIGCAMCAVICPDCCIEVYK
- the dxs gene encoding 1-deoxy-D-xylulose-5-phosphate synthase, with the protein product MFLEKINSPQDLKKLSIEELVPLAEEVRQRMIEVVSQTGGHLASSLGAVELIIALHYCLSTPKDKIIFDVGHQAYAHKILTGRNSGFSTLRQYQGLSGFPSKDESVYDPFTSGHSSNAVSLGLGLVCARDFLPKEEQFKVVSVIGDGSLSGGLCFEGLNNAGHLKKDILVVLNTNELSIAPNVGAISNYLNKIISLPVYNRFHNNVENFLKTRVPRGSRLLKLMAKFEEGLKGLFVPGMLFEELGFRYFGPIDGHDLNKLTATLKNILEFKGPRILHVVTKKGKGCSFAEKNPVKFHGIGCFDIHTGEVEIKKSSPGSRSYTEIFRDKITQLAKEDKQIVAITAAMPEGTGLDKFRDNFGERFFDVGIAEGHAVCFAAGLAKQGFKPVVAIYSTFLQRAYDQIIQEVSLQELPVIFAIDRAGIVGEDGVTHQGIFDIAYLKSIPNLVIMAPKNGVELERMLEFALQLNKPTAIRYPRASTSMKEGLSAALKLGKAELIKEGRDFTIIALGSMVLVAKEAIEILSKEGLSGSLVNARFAAPLDLELIRNICAKTKFIFTAEEGIKDAGFGSALAQELGSQVERIGLPSEFIPHGARELLLEKYGLTAFGIAESIRKTIKKNG